The Kordia sp. SMS9 DNA window ATCATTCCACGACGTTTGTTAATGTCAGACGTCACGTTTCCTAAATAATCTTCAGGACAATTGATTTCTGCAATCATGATAGGCTCTAATAATACAGGATTTGCCTGTTTTGCAGCAACTCTAAATGCTTGACGCGCTACAGTTTCAAAATCCGAACTACTTGAATCATTCTCATGCATTTTTCCATCCAATAATGTAATTTTCATCGCTTCTAATGGATACTCCAACAAAATACCCGATTGCATTGCTTCTCGGAATCCTTTTTCAGTAGCATTGATACAATCTTTCGAAATCACTCCACCTTTGGTTTCGTTTACAAATAACAATCCTTTTTCGGCATCTGTGCGCGGTTGCATGGTAAAGGTAATTTCCGCAAAACTTCCACTTCCTCCAGTTTGCTTCTTCAATAATTCTGTATGTGTTACGGAAGTTGTGAGTAACTCACGATAGGAAACTTTTGGATTTCCTTTATTGATCGCAACTCCGTAATCCGTTTTTAGCTTTTCTATACGAACTTCCAAATGTAACTCGCCCATTCCATGCAGTAAGGTTTGTCCTGTTTGGCTATCATAAGAAGCTCGCAACGAAGGATCTTCATCAAGAAGTTTTGACAACGCATCTCCAAAATTTTTTTCATCATTTTTAGAAACAGGTTCAATAGCCAAACTAATAACCGCTTCAGAAACTTCAATAGATTCTAAAGAAAATGGTTTCCCTAATTCGCACAACGTATCGCCCGTTTTTACATTTTTCAATCCAATTAAGGCAACAATATCTCCTGCATTTGCCAGCGATAACTCTTTAAATTTATCTGCTTGTATGCTTAGAATTCGGCTGACTCTATTTTTGGCATTCGTCCTAGAGTTTAAAACCTGTGTACCAACATCAATGCTTCCCGAATACAATCGCACCATTGCCAATTTACCGACATATTTGTCAACAATCACCTTAAATACAAAGGCAGATAGTTGTTCGTCTACTGTACAAGCTAAAGTAGCTTTCTCATCGGTAATCATATCAATACCATCTACACTTTCAATATCTTGTGGCTGCGGTAAATAGTTTGCAACAGCATCTAACAAAGGTTGTACACCAATGTATTTATATGCTGAACCACACAACATCGGAACGGCTTTTCGTTCCAGCGTAATTCTTCTTATGGCTCGTTGTAAATCGTCTATAGAAATCTCGGTATCTTCAAGATATTGTTCCATAATAGCATCATCAAAATTAGCAATGCGTTCTAGTAAAATAGCACGCCATTTTTCTGCTAATTCAACCAATTGTTTAGGAATATCCGTTACGATATTTGATTTACCATAATCGTCCGCGTTCCAATATATAGCTTTCATTTGCAATAAATCTATCACACCTTCAAAATCGTCAGCATCGCCTATTGGAATTTGAATTGGCAAAGTTGTCGCACCAAATTCTTCTTCTATTTGTGATAATACTTTGAAATAATCGGCACCAATTCTGTCCATCTTATTAATAAATCCAATTTTTGGAATTCCATAACGCTCAGATTGACTCCAAACTGTTTCTGATTGTGATTCAACACCAGAAGCTGCACAAAATAAAGCTACAGCACCATCTAAAATTCGCAAGGAACGTTCTACTTCAATTGCAAAATCAATATGTCCAGGCGTATCAATAATATTGATTTGATAGATTTTTTCATTGTATTCCCAATCGGCTGAAATTGCTGAAGATGAAATGGAAATGCCGCGTGAAGCTTCTTGTACATCACTATCGGTTACCGTATTTCCATCGTCAATATTTCCTGGTTTATGAATAGTTCCTGTATAATATAATATGCGCTCAGTTGTGGTTGTTTTTCCAGCATCTACATGCGCTATGATACCTATATTTCGTATGTCTTTTAATCGTTTCATTTTGTTCTAATTTAATATTTTTTGTAATAAAAAGAAAGCCTCTCGATATCGAGAGGCTTTCTGCTAAGTTTGTACAATAGCAATCCTCTCCTACGTTTGTAGAATGATTTTAGTTCCTATGATTTTTAAAGTAAAAATGATGTTTAGGATTATTCTAGTTGTTAAATTTAAAATGCTATTGTAAATAGTCGATTGAAATTTGGTAGAACAAAAAAGGCTTCCTAAAAAGAAAGCCTTGCGAAATATATGAAGTTTTATCTTTTTAGAATACCAATGTTGCCCTACCCAAAAACACAGTTCTGATAGCGCCGTTTAATGCAATGATGTTAACGTTTGTTGTTTTCATTTTTTTAAAATTCTGTAGCAAATATAGATTTTTATTTGAAAATAAAAAAAGAGTACATGATTTTACCCAAACATACTAGAACCATAATAGAAAGTTAGCCAAACGAATACTGAGGAGAAAAAGATTCCTATCGTATTGGCTGCAAACGCTTGTTTTCTTTCTATATTAAACAAATACGTAGCAATGGTTCCTGCATATACACCTGTTCCTGGCAATGGAATCATTACAAAAAACATCAAGCCCCAAAAACCGTATTTTTGAAT harbors:
- the fusA gene encoding elongation factor G, with the protein product MKRLKDIRNIGIIAHVDAGKTTTTERILYYTGTIHKPGNIDDGNTVTDSDVQEASRGISISSSAISADWEYNEKIYQINIIDTPGHIDFAIEVERSLRILDGAVALFCAASGVESQSETVWSQSERYGIPKIGFINKMDRIGADYFKVLSQIEEEFGATTLPIQIPIGDADDFEGVIDLLQMKAIYWNADDYGKSNIVTDIPKQLVELAEKWRAILLERIANFDDAIMEQYLEDTEISIDDLQRAIRRITLERKAVPMLCGSAYKYIGVQPLLDAVANYLPQPQDIESVDGIDMITDEKATLACTVDEQLSAFVFKVIVDKYVGKLAMVRLYSGSIDVGTQVLNSRTNAKNRVSRILSIQADKFKELSLANAGDIVALIGLKNVKTGDTLCELGKPFSLESIEVSEAVISLAIEPVSKNDEKNFGDALSKLLDEDPSLRASYDSQTGQTLLHGMGELHLEVRIEKLKTDYGVAINKGNPKVSYRELLTTSVTHTELLKKQTGGSGSFAEITFTMQPRTDAEKGLLFVNETKGGVISKDCINATEKGFREAMQSGILLEYPLEAMKITLLDGKMHENDSSSSDFETVARQAFRVAAKQANPVLLEPIMIAEINCPEDYLGNVTSDINKRRGMIVSIKENGNRRKVNAEIPLLQTFGYISSLRTLTSGKGSVTLKLKDYKQVPEHVLNQLVC